In the genome of Thiorhodovibrio winogradskyi, the window CTGGACTGGGACGCTGAGGCGCGCTTTGAACTCGACGAGCCGGCGATCGAAGAAACCCTGAGCGCGGCCCTGGCCTTGTCGGAGGCGACGCCCCCGGCCGGTGAGCCGAGCGCGGAGGTGGCAAGCGAGCAGCCCTATGCGCAAGCGCACGACTGGGAAGACAGCCGCTATGCCGGCATCTTCCCCATCCTCATGGTCCTGATCAGCCAATGGCACTGGTTGAGCGGGGTAATGCGCCTGTTCGGCAACGGCTGGAAGCTGTTCATGGTCTTCGCCCTCATGGGTGTCTGTAACATCCGCTCCATCGAGCAGCTCAAGCACGTGCGCCGTGACGAGGCCGGGCGGATCTTGGGGATTGGCACCTTGGCGTGCCTGGAAACCCTTTGGGGCTGGTTCCATGAGGTCGCCAAGCATGGCCGCGCCGCCGTGCTGGTGGCGGCGTTTTCCGACGACCAGCTCCAGCGCGGCTTGGTCGGCACGGATGTGTGGTTCACCGATGGGCATCTGCTGCCCTATACCGGCATGCACAAGGTTCATGCCAGCTACCATACCCAGCGGCGCATGCCCACGCCCGGGCAGACCAATCTGGTCACTTGCGATGCGCGCGGGCGGGTGGTGTGCTTTGAGATTCAGGAAGGCAAAGGCGATCTGCGCGGGCGCATTCTCGCCTTGGGCGAGTATGCGCGTGAGCAGGGATTGGGCGTGATGCCTTTGCAGGTGTTTGACCGCGAAGGCGACGGGCTGGAGTTCTTCTCCACCCTGGTCGCCACCGACACGCCCTTTGTGACCTGGGAGAAGAACGCCGATGCGGCGCGCTTGCGCGGATTGGAGGAGGAACGCTTTACCGAGACGCTCACGTTGAACGGGACTGAGTACCGGCTGCTCGAGGAGGAGAAGGCCTGTCTTTATCCCCCGAAACCCGTGCCTCCCGAGGCGGATGCGGAGTCCGCGCCAGCGCATCGCTTCAAACTGCGCCGGGTGGTGATCTGGAATCTGCGCACCGGGCATCGCACCAGTGTTGTTTGTTGGGATGGCGACCTGGCACTGACCACGGTGGCGATCACCACGGCCATGCTCAGTCGCTGGGGGGCCTCGGAGAATACCTTCAAGCACCTCCAGGAGCAGCATCCCTATCATTATCATCCGGGGTTTGGGGTCAGCGAGAGCGAGAAACAGGACATCGCCAATCCGGCGATCAAGGCCATTGATGCGCGTCGCCTTGCTCTCAAGACCCAGCTCAACCGCCTCTACAAGCAACAAACCAAGTGCAAGCCTGGGATCAAGAAAGACGGGACCCTGCGCGCGAACAGCAAACACCGGCGCATCGCCGCCGAGATCGCCGCCGCCGAGGCGGAGCTGGCGCGGCTGAAGGACGAACGCGATCAGTTACCCGAGCGCGTCGATGTGGGCACCTTGAGCGATTACCGCTCCTTTCAGGCGATCGACAATGAAGGCAAGAATCTGTTCGATGTCGTCACCTCTTCGGTCTGGAATGCCCGCTGCCAGCTCATCGATTGGCTCGAGCCGGTCTATGCCAAAGACAGTGATCGGGTCGATCTGCTCTATGCGATTCTCAACTGCCACGGCTGGATTCGCAGCGATGGCCGTTGGGTGGTGGTCCGTCTGGAGCCGCTACAGCAGCCGGCGCGCCGCGCCGCCCAGGAGCAGCTGTGCCGCAAGCTCACCGGTCTGGGCGCGCGGATCCCCGGCGGAAAGTGGCTGCGCATTGAGGTCGGCGACGCGCCGCTTTGATGCGGCGTCGCTTTGGGCTTTGGGCGCTGTCCAAAAATCAGGGGGCTTTTTGGGCGGTTTTGGGAGGTCTGATGACGCATTTAAGAACGCGGAATATCTCTACGCCGAGTTACTTTACAAAGAGTGCAGTCAACTTTTAGGCCCAAATTTCTTCTTTGCTAATCGAAAAATTGTGGAGAATAAAATTTTATCGCGATTTACCCGTGAGATCTGCGGTAGCGCCATTGATCCACAGATTTATTATTGTATCCCAGTGATGAATAGGCTTGGAGATCTCAAGGCAACTCTAATCCAAAATCTGACCATTGTAAGCAACTTCTCCAAAGTCCAACTCGTTATAAACTTATTCGACAAAACGAGTGAGTCGTTTGACTGGATTAGTGAAAATTGTGTCGATTGGATTGATGCAGGTGTGCTCACCGTAAACCGTCTAGAGCCTCTTCCATTTTGGCACTTCTCATGGGCGAAGAATTCTTTTAAGAGCTTTATCGGAGATGATGGAATCTACTCAAGCTTAGATGGCGACAATTATTTATCAGCTGAAGAAATTGCAAGGACCAAACAAATCTACGTCGAGTTTGGCCCCACTGTTGTTCATTATTTTTCTGGAGTTTGGGGTGATGGAAGTTCGGGCAGAATTTCAGTAACCACTGAGCTTTATAAAAAGCATGCCTATGAAAATGCATTATTTCCACGTCAGTTTGATGAAATCTCTTTTATCTTGAAAATTCTTAATGAAGAAAACTACATAACATTTATATGCCGCAGTAATGTCGATATTTTTAGCAAATCATTTTATTTGCGTGAGTTTCAGGAAAAAAATGAATGGAGCCCGAGGAAAAAATATATTGAACTAGGCAAAACACGCCAGCCTGAGAATCCAAAAGATAAAAACTATGTTCAAAGCGATGACGTTCTTAAATTTTTTACCTCAATAAACGCATTCTATACTTTTCTTAATCTTTCAAAAAATAAAAAGGCAAAAGTTTTTTATGAAAAAAAATTAAATGAAGAAAAGCAAAAAATTTATCAATCTGCTTGTTATGATGAAATAGCGGCTAAAGCGACGGTTATTTTATCTAGCCAGATGGAGCTTAATTGCAGTGCAGTAACGACGCTTTATTCTGTTATAAAGAACGATGAATTTTTTTTTGGATAGTTGGTTAAGCCATTATAGATCCTTAGGTGTGAAAAGATTTATTATTGTTGATGATCAATCTGATTTGCCGCTCATAGATTTAAATCTCGGCAGTGATGTGTATATTTTTAAGCCGGTTATTGGTAACTTTAAGAATTTCAAAGCTTTCTGGCTTCAGTGCTTAATGAGGAAATATCAAGTTCCTGGGAGTTTATGTCTATGCGTGGATTCTGATGAATACCTGGATATTCCGAAATCAATAATCTCTGTCAATGCTGATCTGCAGGAAAATCCTCTAGATTCCTTGTTAAAGCAAAGCTCGTCGTTGTCAAAGTATGGCTATATTCCTGGCCTTTTGATAGATTTGATGCCAGAAAATGAATTGATTCAAGTTACAACACAGAACTTCATCGATACGATGAATTATCATGCTTATGTTCAAGGAAAGGTTGACGAGGAAAACGAATATAAAGGACATTCGTCTATTAAATGGGCGTTCGGGGATTATTGGGAAACTGCATATAGGTATGACCTTCGTTACCATGTGTATAGAACTTTTGACTGTATGAGGAAATTTCCAGTTTTTATCTATAGCCATGACATTGAATTGAATCAAGGTTTTCATTCACTTGCACGTGGTTTCGGCATAAGCAAACTGCAAAATGACGAATACATTCTTCCGATACGGCACTATAAAATGATTAAGGTTCTTGTAGAAGGTTTAAGACTCAATGTTGATGGGTATTTTGATAGGACAGCAGAGAATTTATCAAGAATTTATAATTCTAGTGTGAATTATACTTTCTATAAATGGAAAAATTTAGAAAAGCGTGTTTATAAAGCAGCCTATATTAAGCCATCTTTGCATGGGTAGTGTTCTAGATTTGTGCATATCCCCTATTTTATATTGCGAGCCCAAATTCATATCTATTTATAAACAGGCCGATGACAATGTCATGCATCTGGTCAATTTTTGAAAAGCAAATCGTTTTCCTGGCTAATCTTTTAATCCTTGTTCTCAATGTCAGATGCTTTCTTTCTATTTTCTGCGTATTTCTTTTTCCAACAACATGCTCATTTTCTGGAATTCCTCGGTCGTAAGCACCCCAATCATCCGTATAAAACTTTTTAATTCCGAATGGCTTCAGAAGCATTCTTAATTTGGCGAAGACTTCGTCTTTTCTTCTCCCAAAGACGTAGGCTAATATTCTTCCTGTCTTATGATCGATTGCATGCCACAGCCAACGCTGATTAGATTTCTTTCCAACAAAGCTCCACATTTCATCAAGCTCTGCATCCACGGCCTTTACAATCAGTACCTTGGGAGGGTCCCCTGCCATCTTCTCAAGCACTTTCTGATTGGTAGACTGAAGGTCATTTTCAATGGATCTAATTGTGCTCAATACCGTCGCTGCGCCCAGGTCGGCACCCGCAGGTAGCACAGGCCGAACTGCTCGTCGATGAAGTAGAAATAATCGTGCAGACACTTGCCCGGGATCGGTTTGAGGAAGGTCTTTCCGCTCGCCTTGTCGTGCCAAGGGCGATAAGAGGAACAGGTTTCCATGGGCCGAGAAGATGTGCACCAGCCCGGGGTGATCTCCGCGCTCGGCGAGGATGGCCTGGACCCGCGCTTCCTTGCGGAATGCTTTGAGCTTGCGGATGAACTCGATCTTGAGTCCAGCCTCGTCGGCCAGTCGCTCGGCGTTGACGCGGATCTCTTCTCGCAGCGGCTCAGCCCACTGGGTATCGTCGAACAGGCGAATGTTGCGTGCCCCAAGATAACCCGCCATGGCGTTGGGATGACAGATGTCGGGAAAGGTGCCGGTGATCACAACGCGGTCGAAATAGGACAACACACAGCCGATCTCGTCTCGATGCTGTTCGGCAAAGGGGTTCATCGTTGCGCTCCGGGTCTTGCCTGCTTACCCCCAACGATAGTCGATCAGCCCTGTTTGGTTCCGGCTTCGCCGGATTAGGCGGTGCTTTTTTAAAAATACTTGGAGTTCTAAATTGAGAAAAATAATTTTGATTGCAGGGCGCCGTGATGGATTTGGTGAAAGGTTTAAAGCTATTCTGGATGGCTTGGCTGTGTCTAGATATAGAGATATTGACTTCGGCTTCATGTGGCCGAGAAGAATTGGAGTTTACCAAGCATTTAATGCAATCGAATCGATTAATGCAACATTCTCTAGCGAGTTTGCAAAAGAATTTCATTTTTTAGAAGACGATCTTAGGAATTTTGATTCTGTTCGCCCTTTGCCTAGTGGCACGGCTTTGTCGAAAGAGGTTCTTGAGGAAATCCTAGCAAAGGATAGAGGATCTGTTGCAATCATATATGAAAAAATCGATATTGATTCTTTTAAAGATTTTTTGGCCAAATTAAATTTTGCAGAGTTGTTTCAAAGCATCAAATTTTCTTCGAATATTGAAAATATAAGATCAAAAATATTACAGTTTTTTTCTATTGTGGATACTGGCTATTCTGGAATTCATATACGGGGAGGGGATGTGATATATGGCCCCTATAAAAACACTATTTTTTTTCGTAATAAAGGCTACCCTTTTGCACTGATAATAGCTTTAACTGAAGAGTTGTTTCGTGATGGAGTTAAAGTGATTGCTTTTTGCCAAGATGACAGTGTGGATATGATATTAAACAGTTCGCCAGGCGTTGTAACGTCTAAAGCGATTATTGCGGAAGTTTTTGGGTCGCGCGCCAAAGATTTTTCAGTTCTCGAGCTGGCACTTGCTGATATTTTTATTATGTTAAATTGTAATTCTCTTTATGGAAGTGTAACTAGCGGATTTGTGGGGTTAGCTGCAAAAGTAAAGTCAATTGAAGTTGTTGATCCTGTAAAGCGAATTTCAGCTTCAAAGCGGATTGTAATTTATGAAGAATCTTTGAGGCGAGGAGGCTATCCAGACGTTTTTCAGGAATCTTTTTGTCTTGTACACATGCTTCTTGATAGTAGGATTGCAAATAAAAGAGATAAGCAATTGTGGGCGGCGGAAAGGTTGATTGAATTACAGCCTCAAAGCGACCTGTATCGTGCATTGTTAATATTTACTTATTTGGAAAGTGACTTGGAAACTCTTGCAGAGAATTTCTTAAAGACGCTTACAGAAAAAGAAGCTGAGGTTTTAACAATCGCATCGTGTATGACTAAAAAAGTTGCAGGCAAGTATCATTTAAAGCAATTTTTAGAAAATTTTTTAGCAAAAAATTTTGAAGATAAATTTTCCTTACTTAAAGCTCTTCGATCTGAAGTATGTCGGCTTATTAACTAGCTAAAGCTTCCCGTTTTTGTCCCTAGGCGACCAGCCTGAGTAGGGCGTCGGCGTTGGCGATGGAATTTGGCGGGGGTTGCTAGGGGCGGCGCAATCCCCCTTAACATTCTCCCCGGCCAGGGTCTTGGCGAAGGCGCGACTCAGATCGGCGAAGATGTATAGGCACTTATAGCCAGCCCTTTTAAGGTGCATAAAAGCAACATTTAAAATCAGAGGCTTACGGTTCCGGGTGAATCTGGCAGTCACCGAACCACGCGATCCGCCGCAGGTACCTTGACGAAAAATCAGGGGCTTGCAGTCGGGTGAATTTCGTCACCTTAAAATGGCTGCATTTACAGGAGTCCATCAGGTACACTCCGATCGTGAGTCGCCAAGCACACGATGTTGGAGAGTCCCGATGGACAAGATTGAGAGCCTTAGTCACTCCAAATGGGAGTGCAAATATCACATTGTTTTCATCCTAGAAAGAGCAGTTGAACGGCCGTCAGGGTGCGTCCCGCGTGGTGTCCAGCAAGGCACAACGAGGCGGAATAGTCGTTCTATTCCAACGAGTTGTAACGCAGCTGGGCGCCGCGCGGGGCGTGCCCTGGCGGCCGTAGCGCCGTTGACCAGACGGGTGACTCTCCAATGCCTCCAGAGTACGAGCAAAATCAGACCTTTGCATGTGAAGCTAAGCGGTCAACTGCTCTTTCTAGGTTCATTCCAAAATGCCGGCGTCGCACGCTGTACGGCCAGCTGAGGCAGCATCTTGGGGAGGTGTTCCATGAACTGGACCGACACAAAG includes:
- a CDS encoding putative transposase; translated protein: MRSCIAILTSTSAALAPRPASSKRCAKREQAEGEGQAELDWDAEARFELDEPAIEETLSAALALSEATPPAGEPSAEVASEQPYAQAHDWEDSRYAGIFPILMVLISQWHWLSGVMRLFGNGWKLFMVFALMGVCNIRSIEQLKHVRRDEAGRILGIGTLACLETLWGWFHEVAKHGRAAVLVAAFSDDQLQRGLVGTDVWFTDGHLLPYTGMHKVHASYHTQRRMPTPGQTNLVTCDARGRVVCFEIQEGKGDLRGRILALGEYAREQGLGVMPLQVFDREGDGLEFFSTLVATDTPFVTWEKNADAARLRGLEEERFTETLTLNGTEYRLLEEEKACLYPPKPVPPEADAESAPAHRFKLRRVVIWNLRTGHRTSVVCWDGDLALTTVAITTAMLSRWGASENTFKHLQEQHPYHYHPGFGVSESEKQDIANPAIKAIDARRLALKTQLNRLYKQQTKCKPGIKKDGTLRANSKHRRIAAEIAAAEAELARLKDERDQLPERVDVGTLSDYRSFQAIDNEGKNLFDVVTSSVWNARCQLIDWLEPVYAKDSDRVDLLYAILNCHGWIRSDGRWVVVRLEPLQQPARRAAQEQLCRKLTGLGARIPGGKWLRIEVGDAPL
- a CDS encoding IS1 family transposase, whose amino-acid sequence is MNPFAEQHRDEIGCVLSYFDRVVITGTFPDICHPNAMAGYLGARNIRLFDDTQWAEPLREEIRVNAERLADEAGLKIEFIRKLKAFRKEARVQAILAERGDHPGLVHIFSAHGNLFLLSPLARQGERKDLPQTDPGQVSARLFLLHRRAVRPVLPAGADLGAATVLSTIRSIENDLQSTNQKVLEKMAGDPPKVLIVKAVDAELDEMWSFVGKKSNQRWLWHAIDHKTGRILAYVFGRRKDEVFAKLRMLLKPFGIKKFYTDDWGAYDRGIPENEHVVGKRNTQKIERKHLTLRTRIKRLARKTICFSKIDQMHDIVIGLFINRYEFGLAI